A stretch of the Drosophila sulfurigaster albostrigata strain 15112-1811.04 chromosome 2L, ASM2355843v2, whole genome shotgun sequence genome encodes the following:
- the LOC133835208 gene encoding NADH dehydrogenase [ubiquinone] 1 alpha subcomplex assembly factor 2 gives MANKPTRDLLGIIWQNFWKSLRPRQFRGNLIGEDYFGNKYYEIPANPAIGKRKPSRYFEPADKEAFDQELTAEWEAWLRGRREEPPTREELVKNLQIMEMKKQNAAQLDAHYAKGKDAGALPKQVEGDTIGTFPKYKDYDLIPGKHSIKK, from the coding sequence atggCGAATAAGCCGACGCGTGATCTTTTGGGCATTAtttggcaaaacttttggAAATCGCTGCGTCCGCGACAATTTCGCGGCAATCTCATTGGCGAGGATTACTTTGGCAACAAGTACTATGAGATTCCAGCAAATCCAGCGATTGGCAAACGCAAACCATCTCGTTATTTCGAGCCAGCTGACAAGGAGGCATTCGATCAGGAATTGACGGCCGAATGGGAGGCATGGCTGCGTGGACGTCGCGAGGAACCTCCAACGCGTGAGGAACTGGTGAAGAATTTGCAAATAATGGAGATGAAGAAACAGAATGCCGCCCAGCTGGACGCGCACTACGCCAAGGGCAAGGACGCGGGTGCGCTGCCTAAGCAGGTGGAGGGCGATACCATTGGCACGTTTCCCAAGTACAAGGATTACGATCTGATACCAGGGAAGCATAgcattaagaaataa
- the LOC133835206 gene encoding 5'-3' exonuclease PLD3: MSDRRQRGCIMPDTAVDYQAVPLHSADATEILHANSNATTTNVACCRHPMAAAGNEERALCCGHGYIIPVLILFVLVLIVLLLPWETLNRMPEENTPVELPLPCQLQLVETLPLGLNYTPDSPKFLSTFEAWQLLLNTAKATVDIAAPFWTLRGLDFNDSSTQPGEELFQRLLSNGDAGKPRLRIRIALNKSADSFWHADARIFGNYGAAQVVAIRLPDEGALHSKLWIVDDQHFYLGSANMDWRSLTHVKELGVLAQNCPQLTRDLSKIFKAYWQIGSAKDASIPSQWSWHYHTNYNLRRPMLIRGNRNYTMSAFISSSPPLLTAQGRTPDLDAILHFIESANEFIYIAVMDYYPLIVYSTHVQYWPPIDNALRKAAVERGVAVKLLVSWWKHSDPNEDNYLRSLQELSTSNNHQVDIQIRRFVVPSDEQQLKIPFGRVNHNAYMVTERIAYIGTSNWSGEYFTHTAGVGLVLSDVDFENNTQQTLRSDLFNVFERDWHSPYAVPLKHNLQL; encoded by the exons ATGTCGGATCGTCGTCAACGTGGTTGCATCATGCCAGACACTGCCGTGGATTATCAGGCAGTGCCGTTACATTCAGCCGACGCAACGGAAATTCTCcatgcaaattcaaatgcaacaacaacgaatgtAGCATGTTGCAGACATCCGATGGCAGCAGCTGGGAATGAGGAACGCGCCCTATGCTGTGGACATGGCTATATTATACCAGTGCTAATACTTTTTGTGCTCGTGCTCATTGTCCTTCTGTTGCCTTGGGAGACGCTAAACCGCATGCCAGAGGAAAACACCCCCGTCGAACTTCCGTTGCCTTGTCAACTGCAATTGGTGGAAACGCTGCCACTGGGTCTCAACTATACACCAGATAGTCCGAAATTCCTCAGCACATTCGAGGCGTGGCAACTACTGCTTAACACGGCAAAGGCTACCGTTGACATTGCTGCCCCATTTTGGACACTGCGAGGCCTGGACTTTAACGATTCCAGCACCCAACCGGGCGAGGAGCTCTTTCAGCGTTTGCTCTCGAACGGAGATGCAGGCAAGCCAAGGTTACGCATACGTATTGCGTTGAACAAAAGTGCAGATAGCTTTTGGCATGCGGATGCTCGCATCTTTGGCAACTATGGCGCCGCTCAAGTGGTGGCTATTAGATTGCCCGACGAAGGAGCGCTGCATTCGAAGCTCTGGATTGTGGATGACCAGCACTTTTATTTGGGAAGTGCCAACATGGATTGGCGCTCACTGACACATGTCAAAGAGCTGGGAGTGCTTGCTCAGAATTGTCCGCAGTTGACGCGCGACTTATCCAAGATCTTCAAGGCCTATTGGCAGATTGGGAGCGCAAAAGATGCATCCATTCCCAGCCAATGGTCATGGCACTATCACACCAATTACAATCTTCGCCGTCCCATGTTGATACGTGGCAATCGCAACTATACAATGAGTGCATTCATATCCAGCTCGCCACCCTTGCTTACCGCCCAGGGACGCACTCCTGATTTGGATGCCATACTACATTTTATCGAATCGGCCAATGAGTTCATCTACATTGCTGTCATGGACTATTATCCGTTGATAGTTTATAGTACGCATGTCCAGTATTGGCCACCGATTGATAATGCGCTGCGCAAAGCAGCCGTGGAGCGGGGTGTGGCGGTCAAGCTGCTGGTTTCGTGGTGGAAGCACTCGGATCCCAACGAGGACAACTATCTGCGCTCGCTGCAGGAGTTGTCCACCTCCAACAACCACCAAGTagatatacaaatt CGCCGTTTTGTAGTGCCTTCCGATGAGCAGCAATTGAAAATACCCTTTGGCCGGGTTAATCACAATGCCTACATGGTCACCGAACGTATTGCCTATATTGGCACCTCCAATTGGTCAGGTGAATACTTCACACACACGGCTGGCGTTGGTCTTGTGTTGTCCGATGtggattttgaaaataatacacaGCAAACGCTACGCTCGGATCTTTTTAATGTCTTCGAACGAGATTGGCACAGTCCATATGCTGTGCCCTTGAAACACAATTTACAGCTTtga
- the LOC133835205 gene encoding nucleolar complex protein 2 homolog has translation MKLATKKVKSLDSKKPKNAAIKKKKVSEKPKLPKVAKKAVKDEEKRPKKQKAAKKSHKKDLEGLKDIDPEFYDFLKKNDKELLDFNLMDSDDDEEDQNEAEPKDDGAESEEDEEKYHKPSNDLEVASDESDFEGDDDDEDVAAGGVQKITLNLLRQWELQLSKPTVPIETVRQVIQAFNSALASISADNEGEKANTAAYKVVGAAAFNGVIQLCVIHLQPAIINVLGVKPNSSLPLHKHKKWVKVRGCLRYYLSDLIRLVEQISSSNILNVLLKHLHQMAGMVAPFTALGKTILKRLIVLWATGDETVRVLSFLCILKITRKQQATMLNHVLKAMYLAYVRNSKFVSPNTLPGINFMRRSLVEMFALDLNVSYQHAFLYIRQLAIHLRNAVILKKKDSFQAVYNWQYINSLRLWADLLGASTNKPQLQPLVYPLVTITTGVIRLIPTAQYFPLRFHCLQSLISLAKETNTYIPILPLIVEVLRSNTFNRKHTSVSMKPLQFTCILRLNKAQLAENGFRDEVVEQVCGLLLEYLAHESSTLAFSDLVVPVVVALKAYLKECRNANYTRKLKQLLDKIQESSRFIEQQRSKSSVNFDLKNAQAVQAWEQQLRNKRTPLDIYYASWLKTHETKKRRQAAQTDDINADYDIPKLKKPAAKSGVPVRNEQGEVELFPSDSEDEAMDIPKDDDDEEEEEEVPPQPKQPKRKEDKKKRKSEKSQEPAVEEAGDDYDEAATAVDIVKDLDLDDW, from the exons atgaagttaGCAAcgaaaaaagttaaaagtcTAGACAGTAAGAAACCCAAAAACGCTGCCatcaaaaagaagaaagtgTCAGAAAAGCCCAAATTGCCCAAAGTGGCAAAGAAAGCCGTCAAAGATGAGGAGAAGCGACCCAAGAAGCAGAAGGCGGCAAAGAAGTCACACAAAAAGGATTTGGAGGGTCTAAAGGACATAGATCCCGAGTTCTATGACTTTCTCAAAAAGAACGACAAGGAACTCTTGGATTTCAATTTGATGGACAGCGATGACGACGAAGAAGACCAAAATGAGGCAGAGCCAAAAGACGATGGTGCAGAAAGTGAAGAGGATGAAGAGAAATATCACAAGCCCAGCAATGATCTGGAGGTAGCCAGTGATGAGAGTGATTTCGaaggcgatgatgatgatgaggacgTGGCAGCCGGAGGCGTGCAGAAAATCACGCTTAATCTCTTGCGACAATGGGAACTGCAGCTGAGCAAACCCACTGTGCCAATTGAAACAGTGCGTCAGGTGATTCAAGCCTTCAACTCGGCTCTGGCTAGCATTAGTGCGGACAATGAAGGCGAAAAGGCGAATACGGCTGCATATAAGGTGGTCGGTGCCGCCGCCTTCAATGGTGTTATCCAATTGTGTGTGATACATCTACAGCCGGCAATCATCAATGTGTTGGGCGTGAAACCAAACAGCAGTCTGCCGCTACACAAGCACAAAAAGTGGGTGAAGGTGCGTGGATGTCTGCGTTACTATCTCTCTGATTTGATACGCCTGGTGGAGCAAATATCCAGCTCAAATATTCTTAATGTGCTGCTCAAGCATCTGCATCAAATGGCTGGTATGGTGGCGCCGTTTACTGCGCTGGGCAAGACCATATTGAAGCGTCTGATTGTGCTCTGGGCCACTGGCGATGAGACGGTGCGTGTGCTTTCCTTCTTGTGCATCCTCAAGATCACACGCAAGCAGCAG GCCACTATGCTGAACCATGTGCTGAAAGCGATGTATCTCGCTTACGTCAGGAATTCAAAGTTTGTCTCGCCCAACACGTTGCCAGGCATCAATTTCATGCGTCGCTCGCTTGTGGAGATGTTTGCACTGGACTTGAACGTCAGCTATCAGCACGCTTTCCTCTACATACGTCAGCTGGCCATTCATTTGCGTAATGCCGTCATCCTCAAGAAGAAGGATAGCTTCCAGGCAGTGTACAATTGGCAGTACATCAATTCGTTGCGTCTGTGGGCGGATTTACTTGGAGCCAGCACAAATAAGCCACAGCTGCAGCCGCTGGTTTACCCACTTGTTACTATCACAACGGGTGTCATCCGCTTGATACCAACAGCGCAGTATTTCCCACTGCGTTTCCATTGTCTGCAGTCGCTCATCTCGCTGGCCAAGGAGACAAACACCTATATTCCGATTCTGCCACTAATTGTGGAAGTTTTGCGCAGCAATACCTTCAATCGCAAACACACTTCGGTATCCATGAAGCCGCTGCAATTCACTTGCATTTTGCGTCTGAACAAAGCACAGCTAGCGGAGAATGGCTTTCGGGATGAAGTTGTGGAGCAAGTGTGTGGCCTGCTGTTGGAATATCTAGCTCACGAGTCTTCCACCTTGGCTTTCAGCGATCTTGTGGTGCCAGTTGTGGTGGCTCTCAAAGCGTATCTCAAGGAGTGCCGTAATGCCAACTACACGCGGAAGCTGAAACAACTGCTGGATAAGATTCAGGAGAGCAGTCGTTTCATtgagcagcagcgcagcaagaGCAGTGTCAACTTTGATCTGAAGAACGCTCAAGCGGTGCAGGCCTGGGAGCAACAGCTGCGCAACAAACGCACACCATTGGATATCTACTACGCAAGCTGGCTGAAGACACACGAGACCAAGAAGCGACGCCAGGCGGCGCAAACAGATGATATTAATGCAGACTACGATATACCCAAGCTTAAGAAACCGGCGGCTAAGTCTGGTGTGCCAGTGCGCAACGAACAGGGCGAAGTGGAGTTGTTCCCATCAGACTCTGAAGATGAGGCAATGGATATCCCCaaagatgacgacgacgaggaggaagaggaggaagtTCCACCACAGCCGAAGCAACCCAAACGTAAGGAGGACAAAAAGAAGCGCAAGAGCGAAAAGTCGCAAGAACCTGCTGTCGAGGAGGCAGGTGATGATTACGATGAAGCTGCAACTGCTGTGGATATTGTTAaggatttggatttggatgaTTGGTGA
- the LOC133835078 gene encoding probable aconitate hydratase, mitochondrial, producing the protein MAVRLMNAQAQVSKLGKNVVDPMVRQFHASCYTASKVALSKLDLDFYLPYDKLSKRLDIVKNRLNRPLTLSEKVLYSHLDDPANQDIVRGTSYLSLRPDRVAMHDATAQMALLQFISSGRKKVAVPSSVHCDHMIEAQINGPKDLARAVDSNREVYDFLATTCAKYGLGFWKPGSGIIHQIIFENYAFPGLLMIGTDSHSTNGGGLGSLCIGVGGADAVDAMAGIPWELKCPKVIGVNLTGKISGWTSPKDVILKVADILTVKGGTGAIIEYHGKGVDSISCTGMATICNMGAEIGNTSSLFPFNQRMVDYLKSTGRSDIAAEAQKYQTKLLSADSNCEYDELIEINLDTLEPHVNGPFTPDLGHPISKLGANSKKNGYPLDIRVGLIGSCTNSSYEDMGRCASIAKDAMSHGLKSKIPFNVTPGSEQIRATIERDGISEVFDKFGGTVLANACGPCIGQWDRKDVKKGDKNTIVTSYNRNFTGRNDANPATHCFVTSPELVTALSIAGRLDFNPLTDELTGSDGKKFKLKAPFGDDLPARGFEPCEDTYIAPPANGDNVKLAVDPKSTRLQLLEPFDKWDGKDLTDLTVLIKVKGKCTTDHITAAGPWLKFRGHLDNISNNLFIAATNSENNEMNNIKNQRTGSWGNVPDVARDYKANNIKWVAVGDENYGEGSSREHAALEPRHLGGRAIIVKSFARIHETNLKKQGLLPLTFANAADYDKIQPTSKISLLNLNGLAPGKQVECEIKNGDKVEKIKLNHTLNDLQISWFKAGSALNRIKELTK; encoded by the exons ATGGCAGTGAGATTAATGAACGCACAGGCACAG GTAAGCAAACTGGGCAAAAATGTCGTGGATCCCATGGTGCGTCAGTTCCATGCATCCTGCTACACCGCCTCTAAGGTGGCGTTGTCCAAACTCGATTTGGACTTCTATTTGCCATATGATAAGCTGAGCAAGCGTCTCGACATCGTGAAAAACCGCCTTAACCGCCCTCTGACACTGTCCGAGAAGGTTCTGTACTCCCATTTGGATGATCCAGCCAATCAGGATATTGTGCGCGGCACATCCTATCTGAGTCTGCGTCCCGATCGTGTGGCTATGCACGATGCTACTGCTCAGATGGCTTTGCTGCAGTTCATTTCTTCGGGTCGAAAGAAGGTCGCAGTTCCATCCTCGGTGCACTGCGATCACATGATTGAAGCCCAGATTAATGGTCCCAAGGACTTGGCACGTGCCGTGGATTCCAATCGGGAGGTCTACGACTTTTTGGCAACTACCTGTGCCAAGTACGGCTTGGGCTTCTGGAAGCCGGGCAGTGGCATCATCCATCAAATCATCTTTGAGAATTATGCCTTCCCCGGTCTACTGATGATCGGCACTGACTCGCACTCCACCAATGGCGGTGGTCTTGGTAGCCTTTGCATTGGTGTGGGCGGCGCAGATGCCGTCGACGCCATGGCTGGCATTCCCTGGGAACTGAAGTGCCCCAAGGTGATTGGTGTCAACCTCACTGGCAAGATCAGCGGCTGGACTTCGCCTAAGGACGTCATCTTGAAGGTGGCCGATATCCTGACTGTTAAGGGCGGCACTGGTGCGATCATTGAGTACCACGGCAAAGGCGTTGACTCTATCTCCTGCACGGGCATGGCCACTATTTGCAACATGGGTGCTGAGATTGGTAACACTAGCTCCTTGTTCCCCTTCAACCAGCGCATGGTCGATTACCTTAAGTCGACTGGACGCAGCGACATTGCTGCCGAGGCTCAGAAGTATCAGACCAAATTACTTTCCGCTGACAGCAACTGCGAGTACGATGAATTGATTGAAATCAATCTGGATACACTGGAACCCCATGTCAATGGTCCCTTCACACCCGATTTGGGTCATCCCATCAGCAAGCTGGGCGCCAACTCCAAGAAGAACGGTTACCCATTGGACATCAGAGTCGGTCTGATTGGCTCTTGCACCAACTCCTCGTACGAGGATATGGGTCGCTGTGCCAGCATTGCTAAGGACGCCATGAGCCACGGTCTGAAGTCGAAGATTCCCTTCAATGTCACCCCCGGATCGGAGCAGATTCGTGCCACCATCGAACGTGATGGCATCTCGGAGGTCTTTGATAAGTTTGGCGGCACTGTGCTGGCCAACGCTTGTGGTCCCTGCATCGGTCAGTGGGATCGTAAGGATGTGAAGAAGGGCGATAAGAACACCATTGTCACCTCGTACAATCGTAACTTCACCGGTCGCAATGACGCCAATCCCGCTACTCATTGCTTCGTTACCAGCCCCGAATTGGTCACAGCTCTGTCGATTGCCGGTCGTTTGGACTTTAATCCGTTGACGGATGAGCTCACCGGTTCCGATGGCAAGAAGTTCAAGTTGAAGGCTCCCTTCGGGGATGACCTGCCCGCCCGTGGTTTCGAGCCCTGCGAGGATACCTACATTGCTCCACCAGCT AACGGTGACAACGTTAAGTTGGCTGTTGATCCCAAGTCGACCCGTCTGCAGTTGTTGGAGCCTTTTGACAAGTGGGATGGTAAGGATCTGACCGACTTGACTGTGCTCATTAAGGTCAAGGGCAAGTGCACCACCGATCACATCACGGCCGCTGGCCCCTGGCTGAAGTTTCGTGGCCATTTGGACAACATCTCCAACAATTTGTTCATTGCCGCAACCAACTCCGAGAACAACGAGATGAACAATATCAAGAACCAACGCACTGGCAGCTGGGGCAATGTACCTGACGTCGCTCGTGACTACAAGGCCAACAACATCAAGTGGGTCGCTGTCGGTGATGAGAACTACGGTGAGGGCTCGTCTCGCGAGCATGCCGCTCTGGAGCCACGTCATTTGGGCGGTCGCGCCATCATTGTGAAGTCATTTGCTCGCATCCACGAGACGAACCTGAAGAAGCAGGGTCTGTTGCCCCTGACCTTTGCCAATGCCGCTGATTACGATAAG ATTCAACCCACGAGCAAGATTTCGCTGCTCAACCTGAATGGCCTGGCACCTGGCAAGCAAGTCGAATGCGAGATCAAGAACGGCGACAAGGTCGAGAAGATCAAGCTGAACCATACGCTCAATGACCTGCAGATTAGTTGGTTCAAGGCTGGCAGCGCCCTCAACCGCATCAAGGAGTTGACCAAATAA
- the LOC133835204 gene encoding probable aconitate hydratase, mitochondrial, whose product MAVRLINAQAQVCKLGKNVVDPMVRQFHASCYTASKVALSKFDSDVYLPYDKLSKRLDIVKSRLNRPLTLSEKVLYSHLDDPANQDIERGTSYLRLRPDRVAMQDATAQMALLQFISSGLKKVAVPSTVHCDHLIEAQIGGPKDLARAKDLNREVYDFLASTCAKYGLGFWKPGSGIIHQIILENYAFPGLLMIGTDSHTPNGGGLGGLCIGVGGADAVDVMADIPWELKCPKVIGVNLTGKISGWTSPKDVILKVADILTVKGGTGAIIEYHGKGVDSISCTGMATICNMGAEIGATTSLFPFNQRMADYLKSTGRSGIAAEAQKYQSKLLSADSNSEYDELIEINLDTLEPHVNGPFTPDLGHPISKLGANSKKNGYPLDIRVGLIGSCTNSSYEDMGRCASIAKDAMSHGLKSKIPFNVTPGSEQIRATIERDGISEVFDKFGGTVLANACGPCIGQWDRKDVKKGDKNTIVTSYNRNFTGRNDANPATHCFVTSPELVTALSIAGRLDFNPLTDELTGSDGKKFKLKAPFGDELPARGFDPGQDTYTAPPASGDNVKVAVDPKSTRLQLLEPFDKWNGKDLTDLTVLIKVKGKCTTDHISAAGPWLKFRGHLDNISNNMFIGATNSENNEMNNIKNQRTGSWGNVPEVARDYKANNIKWVAVGDENYGEGSSREHAALEPRHLGGRAIIVKSFARIHETNLKKQGLLPLTFANAADYDKIQPTSKISLLNLNGLAPGKQVECEIKNGDKVEKIKLNHTLNDLQIGWFKAGSALNRMKELAK is encoded by the exons ATGGCAGTGAGATTAATAAACGCACAGGCACAG GTGTGCAAACTGGGCAAAAATGTCGTGGATCCCATGGTGCGTCAGTTCCATGCTTCCTGCTACACCGCCTCCAAGGTGGCGTTGTCCAAATTCGATTCGGACGTCTATCTGCCCTACGATAAGCTGAGCAAGCGTCTCGACATCGTGAAAAGCCGCCTTAACCGCCCTCTGACACTGTCCGAGAAGGTTCTGTACTCCCATTTGGATGATCCAGCCAATCAGGATATTGAGCGCGGCACATCCTATCTGCGTCTGCGTCCCGATCGTGTGGCTATGCAGGATGCCACTGCTCAGATGGCTCTGCTGCAGTTCATTTCTTCGGGTCTGAAGAAGGTCGCCGTTCCATCCACGGTGCACTGCGATCACTTGATTGAGGCACAGATTGGTGGTCCCAAGGATTTGGCACGTGCCAAGGATCTGAATCGTGAGGTCTACGACTTTTTGGCATCTACCTGTGCCAAGTACGGCTTGGGCTTCTGGAAGCCAGGCAGCGGCATCATCCATCAAATCATCTTGGAGAATTATGCCTTCCCCGGTCTGCTGATGATCGGTACTGACTCGCACACGCCCAATGGCGGTGGTCTTGGTGGCCTTTGCATTGGTGTGGGCGGCGCTGATGCCGTCGACGTCATGGCTGACATTCCTTGGGAACTGAAGTGCCCCAAGGTGATTGGTGTCAACCTCACTGGCAAGATCAGCGGCTGGACTTCGCCTAAGGACGTCATCTTGAAGGTGGCCGATATTCTGACTGTTAAGGGCGGCACTGGTGCCATCATTGAGTACCACGGCAAGGGTGTTGACTCCATCTCCTGCACTGGCATGGCCACTATCTGCAACATGGGTGCTGAGATTGGTGCCACCACCTCTCTGTTCCCCTTCAATCAGCGCATGGCCGATTACCTGAAGTCGACTGGACGCAGCGGTATTGCTGCTGAGGCACAGAAGTATCAGAGCAAGTTGCTGTCTGCTGACAGCAACTCCGAGTACGATGAATTGATTGAAATCAATCTGGATACACTGGAACCCCATGTCAATGGTCCCTTCACACCCGATTTGGGTCATCCCATCAGCAAGCTGGGCGCCAACTCCAAGAAGAACGGTTACCCATTGGACATCAGAGTCGGTCTGATTGGCTCTTGCACCAACTCCTCGTACGAGGATATGGGTCGCTGTGCCAGCATTGCTAAGGACGCCATGAGCCACGGTCTGAAGTCGAAGATTCCCTTCAATGTCACCCCCGGATCGGAGCAGATTCGTGCCACCATCGAACGTGATGGCATCTCGGAGGTCTTCGATAAGTTTGGCGGCACTGTGCTGGCCAACGCTTGTGGTCCCTGCATCGGTCAGTGGGATCGTAAGGATGTGAAGAAGGGCGATAAGAACACCATTGTCACCTCGTACAATCGTAACTTCACCGGTCGCAATGACGCTAATCCCGCTACTCATTGCTTCGTTACCAGCCCCGAATTGGTCACAGCTCTGTCGATTGCCGGTCGTTTGGACTTTAATCCGTTGACGGATGAGCTCACCGGTTCCGATGGCAAGAAGTTCAAGCTGAAGGCTCCCTTCGGTGATGAGCTGCCCGCCCGTGGTTTCGACCCCGGCCAGGACACCTACACTGCTCCACCAGCT AGCGGCGACAACGTTAAGGTGGCTGTTGATCCCAAGTCGACCCGTCTGCAGTTGTTGGAACCCTTCGACAAGTGGAATGGTAAGGATCTGACCGATTTGACTGTACTCATTAAGGTCAAGGGCAAGTGCACCACCGATCACATTTCGGCCGCTGGCCCTTGGCTGAAGTTCCGTGGTCATTTGGACAACATCTCCAACAACATGTTCATTGGCGCCACCAACTCCGAAAATAACGAGATGAACAACATCAAGAACCAGCGAACTGGCAGCTGGGGCAATGTGCCTGAGGTCGCTCGTGATTACAAGGCCAACAACATCAAGTGGGTCGCTGTCGGTGATGAGAACTACGGTGAGGGCTCGTCTCGCGAGCATGCCGCTCTGGAGCCACGTCATTTGGGCGGTCGCGCCATCATTGTGAAGTCATTTGCTCGCATTCACGAGACGAACCTGAAGAAGCAGGGTCTGTTGCCCCTGACCTTCGCCAATGCCGCTGATTACGATAAG ATTCAACCCACGAGCAAGATTTCGCTGCTCAACCTGAATGGCTTGGCACCTGGCAAGCAAGTCGAATGCGAGATCAAGAACGGCGACAAGGTCGAGAAGATCAAGCTGAACCATACGCTCAATGACCTGCAGATTGGATGGTTCAAGGCTGGCAGTGCCCTCAACCGCATGAAGGAGTTGGCTAAATAA
- the LOC133835080 gene encoding uncharacterized protein LOC133835080 produces MASKNVQHPLKNEQSLRTKRKHQMYGKLIDLYKHRECLWMENHKDFFNFALKEEMWEEIANAMVGPRHPYPNVDRWKRLIHTLSYRVKLEQLHEQEANYSNQLNELPPRLSYSNKLQFLFKHMFDRKDKELPESMSSIPVDKSEGVAQESLAAKCMRLGRDKLKSRISFSDKLKVLENLRNRRRRTFTLSPEAFARLKLPGKKCVHLKEG; encoded by the exons ATGGCCAGTAAAAATGTGCAGCACCCTTTGAAAAATGAGCAATCTTTGCGCACTAAGCGAAAGCATCAAATGTACGGGAAGCTCATCGATTTGTACAAACATCGTGAGTGCCTTTGGATGGAGAACCACAAAGACTTCTTTAATTTTGCACTAAAAGAAGAGATGTGGGAAGAGATTGCCAACGCAATGGTCGGTCCAAGGCATCCCTATCCGAATGTCGATAGATGGAAGCGATTGATTCATACACTGAGCTATCGCGTAAAGCTGGAACAACTCCACGAGCAGGAGGCCAATTACAGTAATCAATTAAATGAGTTGCCGCCAAGGCTCAGCTATTCGAATAAGTTGCAGTTTCTATTCAAGCATATGTTCGACAGAAAGGATAAGGAATTACCCGAATCCATGTCTTCA ATTCCGGTGGATAAATCTGAAGGAGTGGCTCAAGAAAGTTTGGCCGCCAAGTGTATGCGATTGGGACGTGATAAACTCAAAAGTCGCATATCGTTTTCAGACAAGCTGAAGGTGCTAGAAAATTTGAGAAATCGTCGACGCAGAACTTTCACACTGTCACCGGAAGCATTTGCTAGGTTGAAATTGCCGGGAAAGAAGTGCGTCCACTTAAAAGAAGGATGA